The Canis aureus isolate CA01 chromosome X, VMU_Caureus_v.1.0, whole genome shotgun sequence region TgtaaaattatatctcaatataaaataaaattgagatgtaCAAGAAtgttaatggaaatattttttataagatcCCCAAACTGATAATAACCCAAATGTCAACCAAGAGTCCATCTACAGAATCactaaataaattgtgatatattcatcCTGTAGAGtattgcataaaaataaaacaaaacctcccCATACTGCTGATACACACGAAAAaagtggatgaatctcaaagacttaatattgagcaaaagaaaccagactAATATATGATTTGTCGATTCTATTCCTATATCTATATCCCAAAGAATTGAAACCAGGAAATCAACCAAATACTTGAAaatcaatgttcatagcaggcAAATATTCaaaacagccaaaaagtggaaacattcCACCAATGGATGAACGGACTAACAAAATGatgtatccatacaatggaatattattcagccataaaaagaatgaaatactgacaccttgctacaacgtggatgaaacttgaagacattatgctggtgaaagaagccagacacaaaaggacaaatattgtgtgacttcacttatatgaggttcctagaataggcaaattcatagagattaCCAAGAGCTGTGGAGGGGAGAATAGGGAGCTATTATTTAATGGCTACAGAGGTTATGTTTGAAATGATGAAGAACATCTGGAAATGAATAGTGATGGTTATGCAATGCTGGGAAAGAGCTGAATGCCCCTGAATTGTACAATTAAAATggttaaatggaaattttttgttatgtatatttatcacagttttaaaaaaaagacactgtgtACAATAGACTACAAACTGTATACTTCtttttatatgaagttctagaacagaAAGAATTAACGTATGGAGATAGAGGTCGGGAGAGTGGTTGCTTTTAGATGAAGTATTGACTAAATGAAGGCAAAAGAGAGCCTTCTGGAAGACTATATCTTGCTCAGAGTGGTAGTTACATGGATATGTACATACACAAAAATTTGCCAAGCTCTCACTTTACAGTGTGTACATTATATATCCAtataaaaaggtgaaaaaagaaaCTGGGGGAAACCGTCATTTAAAAGTtgcttgcaattttttttaatcccttaacTATAGAGATTTAAACTCACCTGGAgatggattctctctctctctttggggaAGTCAGCAAAACCAGCCCTTGTGTTCTCACTGGCGTAAAATGAGAAGCCTAGCATTGTCCTATGGAGAACTACAAAATCCTTTAAACCTGACCACAGAGACTCAGAGTCCTATCTTTGTCACTCATGGTGGGGGTGGTAAATCAGAGATGTGTTTATGAGGCTCCTTGATTTTGGGGAgtggagaggcagacagaaatGTCTCCTGGCTCTGTGCTCGAACTGCAGCTTGTTCTGGCAGtgggcgggggtgcaggggtggaggtgggtgagCAGGTGAGCAGAGTGGCCACAGTGCCCTCTTCATGAGACTTTGTAAGACTCTGGGCATAAGCAGTGTTGCTTCAGGCACTCAGGAGCAGAGTGTGGAACAAAGttgtaaaaaaatatgtatagttctctctctcctcccctcacctCTCAGAAGTCTGTACTCCTTGACCCCCTTGGAGAATAATAGTTTAGAGCATTGGCTCACAGCACCCTTGGTTTGAATACTTGCAATCTCACCCAGAGCAAAGCTCCGTGGGTGGTGGCTGAGAGGGAGACCTGGAAAACATGGCAGGAGATACTGGCTATAGAACAGTTTGTGAGCCGGGAAGGAAATACCCTTTCGGGGTGTCCAGTAATATTTGGCAAAAGTTTCACACAGGGAGTCAGCCTAAAGTCCAGCAGTCATTCTGTGGGGCTCAAACACCACTGTCATTTGGGCACGGAAAGTTAAGATGACCTCAGTTTATACTGTCTGGCTAAACCTGTATAGAATGATTACATGTGTATAACTCTGTGTCTATGTATATGTAcacttttaagtgtacattttttCTTGACAAAATTGTTATCCTAATGTATGTTATtttgaatccatttttatttttgcagagcACCTTATTTTGGGCATTTCCTTGTCATCAGAGGTTCTTCTGAGACTATGTTCCTGAGGTCAGGGAACCTTGCCCAGTGGCTGGGGTCTTGCCACCATCTTCCAGCTAGAAAAGAAACCACCTGTCCTCCTGCATCCCACTTCTGTGCCTCCCCTCACTGGCTCATGAGCTCTGTTACTTGGTCCCAACAGGCTCTGGGGTTGTGACATTATCGGGGTCTGGCTTCATGCCTTTGATGGGGGTAAAAAAGGGATCTGTTTTCAGAAGCCATGGCAGGCAAGGTCCAGAAGTCTAAGAGCAGGCAAGTGAGGTCATCCATTGTCACCACACACGCCAAACCCAgggagcccctcctccccctcaccccaccccaacctGGCCAGTTTGCTGAGCCAAGAAACTGGGCAGAGTGGTGGTCATATGACTTACCGTGGGGTACAACTAGGTCATAGAAAGGATGGCACTTGTACCCAAGTCTTCTGATCCCCCAGGGTCAATGCTTTTCCACCCACCTCCTGACCCTCCCCACAAGGAATCCGGTGGAGGAAGTGAATTTATCAACAATTCACACACCAAAGCcacaaaaacacttttatttcatTGCTAACACAAATACAGAATCAAATTAAGGCAGTATAATACATATCCACTCATCCTTACACGCTTTTATACAGTAAACTTTGCTTTAAGTTGTTGGTTTGAATCAAtagttgaaatttttattaaacaatttttttcttgaattctaGACAAAAATCTTTTCCCAGGCTATCAGGTGTGCTGATACAAGACATGTACAACTTAAGGTCGTGTATCACAAAAACTCAGCCAAAGGTAGTGGGATTGGCTGGTGTGGCATCTTTTCCTCCTGCCTCCGTCCCTAGCTGCAAGCCTGACAGACAAGGGAGGAGAGCACGACTTCTGATGACCAGCTATATTATCTTGAATTCccttcagaatgaaaaaaaaatgtaaaaattgattATGTAGAAACATCAGGTTGtcaaaaaaaatctgagataaaGGGTAGTTTTGAATTATAATATTAAGTACATGAAGATAATTGATCCTGGCAACCAGAAATTTGGGTTTTAGGAGAAGAAACCAGTTTATGAGTGGATTTGTTTCTCTGgaactaagtgaaagaaaatttTGGCAAATGCTTAAAAAGGTAAGTGACTACAAACAAGGTAAAAACAGCTCATTCTTTGCACTCCCATTTGACTATAAAAATCAGCACCAAAGTTTGAATTTtcataaattagaaataattacgTTTGATCATATCTTTCCTTTTGCAATTTGAACTCATAGGCCGAAAAATGTACTTTAATAAGAGCTTATCAAATTGTGTTCTTCAGATATGGATCATATCTTGttgaaatttagaaaagaaaccaTTTCAAGTACTTGCACTTTATCAAAACTACCTTTCTGACTGCCATTAAAAGTACAATATAGAgttacacacttaaaaatgtaaagcttTGCAGTCACATTTACTTACAGAAGCACTCCTCCCTCACCCCTGGGGGagatgagagaagaaagcaggaacagagaggagagggaagaaagggggaCATGGGAGTGGGGGAAAGTCAAAGTCTAAAATTTCAAGGACCACTGTTGGCTCAAGGTCAACTATAGGAAGAAAAGGAGGCTCAGAACAACAGATATCAAACTTGGGGGAAATTTGGTCTCTAAAATAGCaagcgcacacacgcgcacaaaCACACTTTCTCAGAGTATGTGATGTAAAGGAGTATGCCTACAGAGTGGATGTAGCTTACACCATGTCTGtgggtctgtgtgtgtctgtgtgcaggtGCAGTAGGTTATGTCACTTTGAATTACATATGCTAAACAAACTTGAAAGTGGACCACTACTTGACCACCCCTAAGAGCATGTTTCACACATCCATTTCATCAGAATCAGCTTCAACATCAATAACCACAATCTTATGATAatcagtggtggtggtggtggtggtggtggtggtggtggtcacaGTGGGGTCAGGAAGGTTGGCGGCGGCGGCAAGCTCCAGTGGGCTGGCAGCAGGCTCGGGGGACGCACTGGGAGGGCTGCAGACAGGCTCAGGGAGGTCAGCAACATCACACTCAACGTGGCCAGCAGCGGTGGTCTCAGGGCAGCTGGAGGCAGTGAGCTCACGGTGGCCAGCGTTGGCAGGCTCTGGGGGGCTGGCGATCACTGGCTGGGGGGAGCTGGCGGCAGCAGGCTCAGGATTATCAGCAGTGGTGGGCTCAGGGTGGGTGGCAGCAGGCTTGATGTAGCCTGTTGTGGGCTTGTGGGGGCTGGTGGCAGGGCTCAAGGCAGCCTTGGAATGGCTGCCAGCAGGAATGTGGTGGCCAGTGACAGGTTTAGGGTGGTTGGAGGCAGCCTTGAAATGGACAGAGTCAGCCTTGAAATGGACAGAGGCAGGCTTGAAATGGACAGAGTCAGCCTTGAAGTGGACAGAGGCAGGCTTAGGATAGACAGTGGCAGACTTGGGGTGGCCAGAGGCGGGCTTGGAGTGGCCAGAGGCGGGCTTGGAGTGGCTAAAGACGGACTTATGGTGGCTAGAGGCAGACTTGCGGTAGGCAGAGGCAGACCTGGAGTGGCCAGAGGCCGGTTTGGGATGGCCAGAGGCACGCTCAGGTCGGCCAGCTGCAGCGTCACCAGGCAGTGGAACATTCCGGGCATTCATCGGCATCTCCTCCACAGCAGGACAGGCACGGGCAGGTTCTTGTTCATGGGCTTGTTCGCGGGCTTGgtcgcgggcgcgggcgcgggcacGGGCGAGGGCACGGGCCTCCCGAGTCTCACGAATATCAGTGATGAGGCCAGAGAGGAACAGGATAGGGTGCCGCATGGCATGGAAGATGGTCCAGTACTCTCTTCGGAAATTCTCATTGAGGAGCCCGTAGATCACAGCGTTGAGGCAGCTGTTGAAGTAGGCTATGAAGTAGGCTGCAAGATAAAGCCAGTTGGGGATCTTGCCTGCCATCTCCTTCGGACTGACAGCCACCAAGACAGTGAGCACGTTGATAGGGCACCAGCACACTGCAAAGAGGAGGAAGATCACAAACATGGTTAGAAAATTGCGAACCTCAGCAAGCTGGTTGTCAGGATTCTGTCCGGCCGGGTCACGGGCTGCCAGCACTTTGGTCCAGATCCTCACGTAGCAGAAGCCCacgatgagcagagggaggacaaAGTGGATGCAGACGATGGTCACAGCAAAGGCAGGGTTGTTCAGGTAGTTGAAGATGCAGGTGTAGGTGCGAGGATCATACTCGATGGTGCCGATGTACATGTTGGGCAGGACAGCCAGGACGGTCATGATCCAGGTGATGATCAGGTAAATGCAGGTGTTGCGCACACTGAAGATCCGCTCGTACTGGAGGCTGTGACAGATGTAGCAGTAGCGGTTGATGGCGATTGCCACGATGTTGAAGATAGAACCGACCACACTCAGCCCGGTGATGAATCCGACCATCTGGCACTGCAGTTGGCTCAGATCCCAGCCCCCAATGGCCATGGCATGCAGCATCAGAGGGTAGGGGTAGATGGCCACCAACATATCGGCCACGGAGAGGCTCACGACGAAGATGTTGCCTGAAAAACATatcagagaggggaggggagggaaacagagaaaaataaacgGTCACGTATGGAAATCAATAAAGTGAAACTGGAGGGAAAAAGCCAGCTGAAGTGGTGACAATTTACAATTCtagaattcttttaaagaagtagtcttgaaaaaaaattaaaaagaaaataaagaagtagtCTTGGGTTTTCTTATTTTCACATACAGGCATGCACAAGCAGGTTTGGGGGACCTGTCATTTGTGCAGCTTTTTCCTTTCAATGTCATGtctgttttgagaaaaaaaaaagcaatttatggCAGAAAGCAGTAAGCACAGAAGCCCTCTGCGGAGCCCTTCAAACTCACACAGGGACATGCTGCCACCATcttagacaaaaacaaaatacaaactttTTTCCCTGGGGGGGGTGGAtaaggagagaagggggaggggcgcAGAGGCAGCTCCGGAAAGCTGGGGGTAGGAAGTGGCTGGAGGTatggggggaagggaagagattgGAGGAATGTCAGGAAGCCTCAACCACCAcccccaacaccccccccaaaaaaaaatgaatgagcctctgccttctctgGCCCTGCATTGCTTTTACAACGCAAACATGTGTAAGGAGAACAGTCCGAGAAAGGGCGCTAGAGGCCACCGTCTTCTTAAGAAAACGCGATCAGACAATAATCTACGACCAAGCCCAGTAAGTACTTACCATTTCCGAGGTAGGCAAAGGGTGAAAactgaggggaaggagggggacacCCTGTAAAATTTAGTCTGAGACCAAAAAAGTGCGTAGGGAGAAAAGCAATCAGGAAAATCCCTGCAAGGATTAGCAAAAGTGCCCACTACCTGCGGGTCCAGCGCAGAGCCGCGCACCCGCACGTTCGACTCCCTGTGTAAGAGCTCCCGCCCCTGCACAGAACTTTACTGGAGCCTATGGCTAAACAGGAAAgtcaagggggggggggcggcccccACTCCTGTTTTGTAGGGCAGCGGTAGGAACGTTTCTGCAAAAAGCCTTtccaaaagaaaggaggaagaggccaaaggcaggcgcacaGCCCCCCTTTTTTTGAAACACCTCGTTGCTAATTAGCATTGGTTTGGCGACATATTGCACTTCATCTTGGACTAGGAGAAAATGAGCACTTTTTAAAAGGGCAAAGGAATGGTTCCCTCTACTCTCCTGCCAGCGCAGCCAAGGCGTGGCCTCAGCGCTTTCTACCCAGAGGTTCTTTCTAGGGTtttctctcaaagaaatgaaTTGGGTGATGGAGAGTGGGAAAGACAGAGGGGAAAGCCTTAAATACAAAACCACAACAACCATAAAAACCTTTATTTGaattagagaaggaaagaaaggagaaggggaaaggggggggggaaggaagaagaagaaaagtaaagaaagaaaatgggctaCGCAGGTGGTCCCTGGGGCTCCGTGGTTCCTTGGGACCGCACTGCTGGCGCGAAGGTGAGGTCCAGGAGTGCGGCCCCACGTCTCCAGGGGaccaaaaagaaatcaaacacgCCCACCAGTTTAGAAGAAAACTTTTAATGACTGTGTGCCCATCCGTGAATTTTGAAACTTAGATGGTAGTTGGGATTCCTCATCCCGGCAGACTAATCCCCCCGAGACTGGCGGCCTCCTCTCCccgagcaccccccccccgcccgctggGTCCAGCGGGTACCCGACCCTCTCACcccgcccctctcccccctcgtccaccccccccgccccagccagcCGGGACCCCAGCAGCAGAGACCCCGGACTCCGACCCCTCCCTCCTGGGACCCGAGCGCGGAATTCAGgctcctttgcccctcctctcccctcctctgcttcccctcccctcccgggccCGTCTCCCGCCCAACTTGCAAAAGGGGCTCCCCGCTCTGCAACGTCTGCCACCCTCGCTCCCCCGGCCCCCCACAGACCGCGGCTCCCAGCAGCCTCCCACGCCCCCCAGCCCAGATCGCAGCCCGCCCCTCCCGTCGGCACCGGCTGGCAGCGAGGGGATTCTCGGCCGCCGCGCCACCCCGTCCCAGCTCCCCGCGCTCTCAGCGCTCTCCGCGTCTCCCGCCCCGCCTCTGAGCTCCCCCGCGACCCTCCCGCCATCCCCGCCCCGCTCTGCAGTCTTCTAGCCCCCCGCCCGCGCCACACGCCAGGCTCCAGGGCCTCTCCTCTGCCCCGCCCGGAGACCCCCCAGCACCCCCGCTTACGGACTTCGCGATCTCCGCCGCCGCTGCCGTCGCTGCCACCGCCTGCTGCGCGCAGCCCGCCGCTCTGCTCTCTCCGCCGTGCGCCCTGGGACGGGCGGACGGAGCTCGGCTCCCGCGGGCTCAGACCACCCCGCTCCACGCTCAGGCGCTACGGTCTGGGCTCCGCCGCCCCGGAGCCGCCCGGGAGCCCCGGGCCGCGGCAGCGGGGGCTCCGCTGGCTCAGTGCGAGGCCGCTGAGCTGCGCTCCTGTAggcgccgccgcagccgccgcagccgccgcagccgccgcagccgccgAGAACTTAACTTTCCCGGAGCGGGTCGCAACCCCGCGGTTCCCTCCGCATCATTTCGACCCGCGCTGCCCTGGCGCGGCCACCTCTGCGGCGTCTGGCTCGGCGTGCTGTCCCCAGACGGTGGCCGCACTCTCGGCTCGGGTGCCGGCTCCCTCCGCATCACGTCTCCAACGGGGCAGGGCTCCGAGGTCTACCGCGCACCGCGGGAACCCGGGCTTTGATCTTGGACGCCAAAAGCTAATTTCCTGAGCTCCCTCGGCCTTGAGAAGCTCTAAATTAATGGGGCCCCAGCATAACATCACCGCCCAGGTTCGCAGGGAATTTGGGGATACGGACTTTCGGTGTGAGGGTCCTGTCCCGGGGTTCGCTGTCTCACGCGCCCGAACTAATGCCCTAGGGGGTGGCAAGTGGCTGAATGCCGggtaggaagaaggaagggtGGCTTACCAGAATTTCGAAGCTTCTTGTTCTTTGTCACAGCTAAGATGACCATGGAGTTGCCGATCAGGTCTACGACGATGGTGATAACCATTGCGCAGAACATAAAGATGATGAGAGCCGGTGGGTAGTCTGGCTGCGGCAGCTTACAGCCGATGCAGCCGTATGGGGTGGGAACTGCCAGGGTAGGCCCCATGTTGCCGCCGGAGCCCGTTAGGATCTCCCAGCCGGTCAGGACCGCGAACACCTGCTCTGTCACCAGGAGCTCTGGAGCTTCGGGAGAGATGCTTCCCCTTCGAGAATCAGAGAGCGAATGACAGCATCCCGCCCCTCTCCGATGAGCTTTTAAAGCCTCAAGAGGTGGCTAGCCCCACCCCAAGTCCCTCCCCCCGACCAATCAGAACTCCCTGAACACCCCCGCTTTGGTCTCCAACTCTTCTCGGACAAATCCACTGCGAGGTGTCGTCTTGCTTCCGACTGCCTTGTTTGTGCTTCCCCTCTAGctgctcctccccatcccccaggtACCTTGCTTCGTGACAAGCTCGGAGTccacctccccgcccccggccacTGCGCATCCGTTTCTAGCAAGTTCTTCCCCCTCTCCTTACAAAGCAAACACCCAGAAAAACGTTGCAAAATGCAAGGCAGGGGCATGGAGTATCTCTAGCATTCCAGTTGCAACGCACGCCAGTCTgtagccaccccccccccagtaGAGTGTGAAGGGGAGCCAGTGGCCCTTGAACCCTCGATATGCACCCCTGCAGTCTCCCCGAAAGGTTCATCCCACTCCAGGCGCTCTTGCCCGTTCAGAGCCTTGTGCACCTCGTGGGGAAGAGGGGACAGCTGCCCAGAGCTTGCATCCTCAGTCTGGATGAACAGTCTCTAGGGaacttctctctcctccactgcCTGCCAGGAGCCAGTTGGCTCCCTTAGCGGCAGCAGCGAGTGACCACTCAGAGGATCCCGGACTTGCGCTCCATGGAGGGAGATGTCCCCTGCGCTGGGCTCTGGAAGCAGGGAGTGAGTCTGCACTCTGGGTGTGAAGGGAGGTAGCTGGTGGCTATTTGTCCCAAACTTTGGGGCAAGGGAGAGCGGAAGCTGATCCCCTTCCCCGCTGCCGAGCACCCTGGCTGCGGGAGCTCAGAGATTGCTTTGGGGCAAAGTAAAGGGGGCAAGGAAACCCTTCTCTTGGGCTGCCGCTCCTCCAAGAAACCCTGGGCGAGGGTTTCGGCTCTTGTCCCCTTTGGAGGTGCTCCGCACGCTCTACAGGGTAGAACGGGGTTTTCGGGCAGCCTCGGGGATCTCGCTGCAGCAGGGGGACGGGCGCGGAGGTGCCGGGCAGCGCAGCCAAGAAGACAGCGGTAGACCAAGCACCGCCGCCCCAGGCGTGTAACTCATCTCAGCCCATCCCATGCCAGGGGTCTCATTGCCACCTCATTCGGTCCGGCCACCCCTAGCCCCGTAAATCTCCCTCGGGAGGCGTCATGGTTCCCTCCGGTGCGCCCAGGCTCGGGAAGCGCGCCGGCCACGGGAAATCCAAATGGTTGGGGCTAAACTAAAGGGGCGCGATTCTGTGCTCGCTCCCTCCACAACCTTGGTCATGGGAATGGATTTATGCCCGCTACTCAAAGTTATGGCTCCCGTTGAGAAGCCTCCCAGAAAATATCAGCAGACACTTCGAAACTTGTCCCAGGCTGGCCAACGCGCtgcagtgggggagagggggttgCTCTGTCTGGGAGCGCCACCGTCTGGACTCGGAGGCCCTCCTGCCCCGTGGGCAGAGGGTCGGACACCtggtgtgggggctgggggtggattCCACGAGGGACCTCAGCATTCAGAGACCTTTAACGGAAAGACAGGCAATGGCTGAAAGCAAGATTGCATGCACTTTCTATAGCTGGGAAGCCCCAAAGTAGAAATGGGTCCCCTTGTTTGAAGATGAATCCCACCCCTCCTCCCGGGTTGCTCGCTAGTGAGAAGAGAATCCGCACGAATAACAATCTCCCGCCTGGAGCCTTTTCACATTCATTATCTCACTGCTCCTCGCTGGCTGGAACCCGGGGCGCGCTCTCCCGGCTGGACGTAGCCAGGATTTATCCTTAAACGCAGCCCGAGAGCCggctctgctcttctccccagcGAAGGTGAGCCCTGCAAAGGGGCTAGCGGGCAAAAGCCCGTCCACACCGCGGAATAGTTCCTCCACATCCGGCTGCTCACGCTGATACCCTGAGGGTTTGGATACTTTTACTTATGGCGGGGAGCCGTTTTTTAATTCGAGTGAACAGAAActtgaaggaaaaaggaaacagcatCTAGCGACCGAAGACTCTGGCATCTCCCCTGCACCCCGACTCCCGCCACAATCCTGTAAGAGAGTTGGCAAATTGTTTTCGGGCATTGTTCTATGCTAGTGTACAGCACTTCTCCGATGAGGTGGCCCCAGAGCTGGTGAGAATGGCCAGAGCTCAGTGGCTGTGGCCTGGGCTTGCCTGGGACTGAGGAGTAAGCAGGAGAGGGTGAGCTGATCCCTggtccctggcccctgccccccttTGGACACTGCTTGACCGTTACCTCCCAGGACTTGGATTTTTCAGTACTGGACAAGTGGGAGAGGCACCTATTTTAATAATGGGAGGGGTTCTGCATCTTGTTAAATTAATCTTGTTATTTTTATGAACTCTCTTAATAAAGATTCTGAACATTTCGCAGTCCTAAGAAAAACAGATGGATATTGAATCTGCTATGTGCAAACACAGGAGGAAAAAACCAAGTTCAATTGTTTTGTAGTAGTTAAGGTGGGAGCTCTCTATTGGGTAGAGTTGCAGTGTGTATGATTTATTTAagcttccaaaggatttttaAGTGTCTTCTAGGAGGCCTGCTGGGAAGCCCTAATAACTGGGAGTGGAGACAAACATCTTATTTGGGATTTGGAAGCTATAATAAGATAGAGAATCCAAACAGAGGACACCTAAGACATTCCCTGGTGGTCTCAAGAAAACCTTGGAAACCCATACAGAGATTGGGAAGGAGAATAAAGCAATGAGTAGCGGACTGGAGTTGTGTAGAGAGCTTGCACTCCTGGAGCTCAGCCACTTCCCAGCATGGTCCCTTCCCCCAGGTCATTTATTATGGGATGAGGGAGACtacctggcctcccagaggactCCCAGCACTGAAAGCTTGCCATATCCCGGGCAAAAGCCATGCCAAGGGGCATTCTGTGTAGAAGGTAGAGAGTAAaagatttttccctcttttggcTGATACACAAAACTTTCTTCCATCTCAACCTCCACATTTCTCATGTTTTGAAGATTGGGGCAGTCATGGCAATCAGGGCAGCAGCTGACAACTTGGCCCTGTTTTTCAAAGGTGAGAGCGAGCAAGCAAGCAGTTTCTGCTTGGAAATGAGCAAATTTTCTGCAAGAGCAAGAACAACAATACCTTGCCTGTAATTAATGCattgtctttataaaaaaaaagatttcatttatttatctgagagggagagagagataaagagaaaaagagagagagagcatgcaagaagcaggaggagagagagaagcaggatccctgagcagggagcccgacatggggccccatcccaggaccctgggatcaggacctgagcagaaagcagaggctcaaccaactgaaccaccccggCGCCCCCTGCATTGTCATTTTAAAGAAGCATTTTAGGTCTTCAAAATCCCATCAGGGATATATCTTCTCACAACAATGTCGCttaacagatggggaaacagtCTCAGAGAGATTAAAGGACTTGCCTAGGGTCATGCTCAGGCTGCTGGAGGAGCCCTATAGCCTCTCAGTTGCGGGCCTTTCTCCCACAGCCCAGCTTCATCAGATAGTATTTTGCTCCCGCACTTGATAGGGTGGCGTCTGTGTTCTCTTTTGTCGTTGTtccattttttcatttgattatttttattgagatacagtCACATACCATAGTTCCTCTTTCAAAGTGCACCATTCAGTGGTTTTCTGTACATTCCCAAAGTCCTGCAATtatcaccacaatctaatttcAGATCATCCATcaacccaaaaagaaaccctgtacccattagcagcCACTCCCCATCCCCTACAAGCCCCCCAGCttctggaaaccactaatctgaTTTGTGTCTCAATGGATTTATATGTTGTAGTATATATTAATGCCTGGTTTCCTTGTATAGCCGTATAGTATTCCACCAGATGGATAAACCACATTTTGttaatccatttatccatcagGAGACCTTTGGTCTGTTTCCACCTTGGAGCTATTCTGagtaatgctacagtgaacatttTGGGTTCTCTTTTAGCCTCAAGCAGCCCCTGGCCCAAGAGAGCCAAGCAGGGAAGGCTGGATGGCCAAAGAATTTCTCAAGCACTCCAGACTTCTCTGGCCAATGCTCCTCTGGATGGAGGCTGCATTTGACTCaactcttgaaaataaaaacaagcttgaacccacaactgatgaatcactgacctctacctctgaaactaataatacactatatgttaattagtttaatttaatttaatttaattgaaaaataaacaagctCAAATCCAGATACTCAGTGCCTCTCATCAGAGGATTGATGGGAGAGTTGAATGAAATGATACATGCAAACACTTCGAATACTATTCAGAACAGAATACTTTTCAACAACCACtcgctattattattattattattattattattattattattctgaaaGTGTC contains the following coding sequences:
- the GPR50 gene encoding melatonin-related receptor, translated to MGPTLAVPTPYGCIGCKLPQPDYPPALIIFMFCAMVITIVVDLIGNSMVILAVTKNKKLRNSGNIFVVSLSVADMLVAIYPYPLMLHAMAIGGWDLSQLQCQMVGFITGLSVVGSIFNIVAIAINRYCYICHSLQYERIFSVRNTCIYLIITWIMTVLAVLPNMYIGTIEYDPRTYTCIFNYLNNPAFAVTIVCIHFVLPLLIVGFCYVRIWTKVLAARDPAGQNPDNQLAEVRNFLTMFVIFLLFAVCWCPINVLTVLVAVSPKEMAGKIPNWLYLAAYFIAYFNSCLNAVIYGLLNENFRREYWTIFHAMRHPILFLSGLITDIRETREARALARARARARDQAREQAHEQEPARACPAVEEMPMNARNVPLPGDAAAGRPERASGHPKPASGHSRSASAYRKSASSHHKSVFSHSKPASGHSKPASGHPKSATVYPKPASVHFKADSVHFKPASVHFKADSVHFKAASNHPKPVTGHHIPAGSHSKAALSPATSPHKPTTGYIKPAATHPEPTTADNPEPAAASSPQPVIASPPEPANAGHRELTASSCPETTAAGHVECDVADLPEPVCSPPSASPEPAASPLELAAAANLPDPTVTTTTTTTTTTTTDYHKIVVIDVEADSDEMDV